Genomic window (Candidatus Dadabacteria bacterium):
GTGTTTCTGCTCGCAGCCTCCCAAACAACCGGCGGCGCCATAAAGTCCTTCGGCGGGGCGGCGGCGGTGTTCGTCTTGGTGTTTGCCGCATCCTACTCTATCCATTCCCCCGCCCCGCAGGAGAATCCTCCGTCCGCGTCTACCTTTTACCAGGTGAGCCTTGCGAAATACCTCTCGGAGCGCGGAGCAACCATGTACGGCTCATACAACTGCGGTCACTGTCAGAAGCAGAAGGAGCTTTTCGGAGGGGCTTTCGGCCACATAACCTACGTTGAGTGCAGCCGAAGCGGTCCCGACCCCAATCCCGCCCTCTGCGCGGGCAAGAACATAAAAAGCTACCCCACTTGGGAAATCGGCGGAGAGTTCCACGAGGGGGTAATAACTCTCGAGCAGCTCGGGAGGATCTCGGGTTATTCGGGCAAGTGAAAGTTCCCCTACAAGGCGCTGCGATCACTTGCCATTCCTCTTTGACAAGGGACTTTTATCAATTATCTTTATCTGAACGTTCCTATTACAACTGAGCCGCTATCGGGGCGGCATTGGGGTGAAGGGTGGAAAAAAGAAACGACGGGTTATCGTTTATAGTATGTTGCAATAAGTTCGGGTGGACCCGGTCTTGGGGCATAAGCAGGGGACGGTTCCAGTTCGTGCTGGGCGCCTTGGGAATTCTCGTGCTGGGCGCTCTTCTCTCCTTTTTCCTGTCATACAAGCTCTACGGGGAAGCACAAGATATCCGGGCGCAGAAGCAAGCCGAGATAGACGAACTGCTAAGCGCCGTTGAGACGATGTCGCATGACATAATCGTTGACAAGAAACTTGAGGACAAGTTCATAAAAAGGGTGTTGCGGCTTGAGAAAAAGCTTGCCTCAATAGAAAGAAGGCTCTCGACGAAGAAGAAGAGAAGAACTCCCCAGATTGGCGGGCGCGGGTTCCAGATAAGCGATATCGGGGATGATTACTTCGACGCGGTCGAGAGGGACATAAAGCGCCTAGACAAGGTGCTCGCGGTCATCCCCTTCGGAAGACCCGCTTCGGGAAGCATCTCTTCGCACTACGGCTACAGGCAATCTCCCTTCTCGGAGGCCAGGGAGTTCCACGGCGGAGTCGATTTCAGGGGAAAAACGGGAGACGAGGTAGTCACCACGG
Coding sequences:
- a CDS encoding vitamin K epoxide reductase family protein, giving the protein MTAKGKKFFLSGATGTATVLCALGALVSGYLLVADFVLGGAELCLTGKGCDLVRESRYSSIGGIPVSLLGVLGYAAMAAVSVSRLGRRTKWNLLFWLSAAAVGFSAYLTYLELFIIEALCSWCVASAAIAVAVFLLAASQTTGGAIKSFGGAAAVFVLVFAASYSIHSPAPQENPPSASTFYQVSLAKYLSERGATMYGSYNCGHCQKQKELFGGAFGHITYVECSRSGPDPNPALCAGKNIKSYPTWEIGGEFHEGVITLEQLGRISGYSGK
- a CDS encoding M23 family metallopeptidase, with amino-acid sequence MEKRNDGLSFIVCCNKFGWTRSWGISRGRFQFVLGALGILVLGALLSFFLSYKLYGEAQDIRAQKQAEIDELLSAVETMSHDIIVDKKLEDKFIKRVLRLEKKLASIERRLSTKKKRRTPQIGGRGFQISDIGDDYFDAVERDIKRLDKVLAVIPFGRPASGSISSHYGYRQSPFSEAREFHGGVDFRGKTGDEVVTTADGVVEKAKYVKGYGKHVIIKHKKGYKTLYGHLSKIEVAKGQKVEAGEKIGELGSTGRSTGPHLHYEIIKYGKRINPKKYVR